Part of the Actinomyces howellii genome, CGAGGTGGCGGTCAGCAGCGCGCCGAATCCCGCCGCCGCCCCGGCCAGGACGTGGCGTCGCTTGACGAAGCGGGGGCCGCCGTCGACGTGCTCGACCTCGGTGAGCTCGGGCAGGTCGTACCTCTGGGTGACGTAGGAGTCGGCCTCGCAGCCGCTCATGGTCCGCGACGTGCCGTCGACCTCGACGAGCATGGCGTCCTGCGCCTCGTCGTGGTGGTGGACAGGTGTGACGACGTCCTCGTGGAGGAGGGCCGAGCCCCGGGTGAAACGGGTCTTGGGCCGCCGCTCCGTCCGGGTCCGGGACAGCGAGGAGATGGTCGTGGTCGGTGAGGGTGTCATGGTTGTTGCCGCTTCTATCTGAGGGAACCGTAGGGGCTGGCGTAGGTCAGGCGCACCGCCTGCTCGACGTATCCGGACAGGTGCTCGGTCACGACCTTCCAGTCCTCCACGCCGCCGGACTTGGGCATGCCTGCCAGGATGCGGGCGATCGCCTCGACGTGGGCGTCCTCCCACACGTAGCCGGTCAGGTGCCAGGTGATGCGCTCGGCGGTGGCCTTGGCACTGTCCCCGGGGGTGATCGACAGGGCGCGCGCCCAGTCGGTGCGGCCAGACTCCTTGGTGTCCCCGGGGATCGCCCGCTGGACCGCGTTCCACATCGTCATCATCCGACCGGTCGACATCCAGTAGTCGGCCGTGTCGGGGTAGCCGTCGACGCTCGTGTACATGCGGGGCTGGTGCCCCGCGTCGCGGATGAGCCACCCGTAGGAGCCCAGGTTCCACACGTCGTTGGCGGAGGCCCTCCCGGAGGGGTCGACCGACTCGACGCTGGCGGCGCGGGCGATCGACATGATGACCTCGGTGGGGCGCCTCCACTTCCTGCCCACCGACTTGTGGAACTCCTCGTGGGTCAGCGCCACCCTGACCGCTGGCCCGATGCGGGTGCCGTTGGCCAGGTAGGCTCGAGCGATCTCGGCGACGACCGCCTCGCTGGGGTCGTCGCTCACGAAGCGTCGGGCGATGCGGGTGGCGACGCGGGTAGCGGTCGCCTCGTGCGAGCACAGGTACTCCACGCAGCGCTTGAGCAGGTCAGGCCCCTTGGCCGGGTCCGAGTTGGGGTCCGAGAAGCCCAGGACCTGGATCCTGCCGGTGGCGTGCTTGCTCGGGCTGTAGAGGTAGGTGCGGCTGGCCCAGTCCATGCCGTGGCCGGTGAGCATGATGGTCGCGCCCTTGACGTCGTCCTCGGTGTAGGCGTCCCGGCCCACGGTGTAGAGCTCAAGGAGCTCTCGACCCAGGTTCTCGTTGGGGGAGCTCTTCGTCGACACGGTGTTGTCGAGCTCGCGCAGGAGCGTCGGGTCGGTCAGAGCAGCCAGGAGCAGGTCGGCGTAGCGCCCCAGGGCGTGAGTGCGCAGGATCTTGTCGAGCCCGGTCACCATGGACTGTGCCTTGCCCAGCAGGGGCACGTAGACCATGTCGGCCATCATCTCGACCACCGCGTCGGCCAGGACCCTGTTGCCGAAGCGGGCTCGCATGAAGATCGAGTTGGTGATTATCGGCGGCGCGAGGTAGGGCTTGCCCCCGGTGGCCTCGCTCAGCGCGGGCCCGGAGACGGATGCCCAGGGGAAGTGGGTCGAGATGATCCGCTCGGCGCGCGAGTCGTTGATCCGGGAGGGGTTGAGCTGCCAGTCGATCCAGGCGGTCGTGCCCCTGGCCTCGATCTCCGCGGCGATCTCGGCGGTCGCCGCCGTCGAGGCTCGCCTCGCCAGGTGCCAGGCGGGAGTCGTGCGCAGGGTCAGACCGGGGGCCAGGTCACTGACCGCGGTGACGGTCGCCCGTGGCCGCTCCCGGCGGTAGACCTCCAGGGGCAGCGTGGACGCGAAGCTCGCGGTGGTTGCCTCGCTCACGACCGCCCGGCCGCCCGGACCCAGCGGCGCGACCCGGATGGCGGCGGCCGAGGAGACCGCGCCCCCGAGGGCGAAGGCCGTCTCCTCACCTGCGTACCAGGCCACGGCCGATACGACGGCGGGCTCCGACGCGCCGCTCGTCACCGAGTCCTCGGACACGGCGACCTCCTCGGTGGGGGCGGTACCCGCCCCGGGACCGGCGTCGGAGTGGGCACCGGAGTCGCCGCCCTGCTCATCTGAGCCCTGCGGCGCCTGAGCGGCGTCAGCGTCGGCGGCGGAGTCCATGGCCTGCTCCTCCTCGGGGCTCAGCGCCTCCGCGGCGTCAAGCGCCGCGACCCACGCCTCGCCCTCGACGTCGAGGGCGCCGGCGAGGTCCGGGGCGGTGTCGTCGACGTCGCCCTCCTGGGATCCGGCGATCACCTGCGCCCGCCAGGGTTCGACGACTGGTGCGACGTCGGTCGCGTCGGGAGGCGCGGTACCGGGCTCGGCACTCGTCGGCGCGGCAGGTGACGGTGCTGCCGACGACGGGCTCGCCGGGGCACTCGTTGCCGGATCGGAGGCGATCGGGCTTCTCGACCCCGGAGCGCCCGCTCCGGGGTCGGGGAAGGTCCGGGGGCTGTCGCCTCCACGGCGCAGCAGCGCGGTGGCGGCGCCGACGGCACCCAGACCAAGGGCCAGCAGAGTGGCGCGGCGGGCGCCACGGGTCGTTGCGGCCGAGCGTGGGACTCGGTCTGCCACGGAGTCGTCGTTGACTCCCTGGTCAGCCAGTCCGGTTCCGCCCAGCTCCTCGTCCCACCGCTCATCATTGAGCGACACGGGGACCTGCGAGTTGACAGGCATATGTCTCCTTATGGTCACGGCACACTGCGCAGAACATGCGGCTGATCACTGAGCCTTTCTCACCGGGGTTGTTTGTTGAGGCTGATGATGACGAGGGCTGTGGCGGTGATGTGGGTGATGGTGTGCGGGTCGAGGGTGACGTGTTGGAGGGCCTTGAAGTGCTTGAGCATGGCATTGGCCCTCTCGGCAGGCGAGCGCAGACTGGCGTGCAGATGGTTGTAGGTGGCGTCGTCGGGGCAGGGTCTGGCGCCCTTGACGGGTGTGAGCACGCCGATGCCGGCGCCGATGTAGCCCTTGTCGGCCAGGGTGGGCATGCCCTGGGAGGCGGCCTTGTACAGGGCGGGCAGCGCGTGGGCGCGCGCAGCGGTCAGGTCGTGGGTCGAGCCCGGCTCGACCGGCGAGACCCACACCGGGAATCCGGTGTGGTCGGTGATGACCTGGACGTTGCCCCCGAAGGCCTTGTGCTTGCCCGAGTACCACGAGTGGTTGCCCCGTTCGGTGCGGGCTGCGACCCTGTCGGTGCGGATCAGGGTGCCATCCAGGCACACGAAAGGCTCACCCTTGTGGCGCAGCTGGGTGATGACCTCGATCAGGTCAGGGGCCTGGGAGGAGATGACCTGGAGGGCCTCATGCAGGTACCTGTAGGCGGTGGCGATCGAGATGCCGGCGTCTCGGGCCAGGGTGCGCATGCTGGTGGCCTCGTTGAGCCAGCGCAGCACCATCACAGCCTGCACCCAGGGCGTCGCCGCCCTCTGATGAGGCCGAATGTCGTGCCAGCGGCGGTGAGCCGCCAGCCAGGCCGACACGGTTCGGGCGGTAGCGGATGGCACGTCAAGGGTGGCACGATAGGACAGCATGCGGGGACCTCGCATTCAGGGGTGCTTCTTTGGTCAGAACCCATCCTGGATGCGCTCCCCGCGTGCACCCCCACACGACACGCACCCTCCCCCAGCATCCCAACGATCAGGCCGGGTGCACGCCCCACCCCGGTGAGAAAACCTCACTGTGCCGGACCGCACGCTAGCGAACGACCTTATGGATTCGACTCCTTTAACCAAGTTGATACGAGATCGGCTCTGACCTGCGACGATTCGCCGCGTACGACAACTCGCTTCGATGGTGAGGAGATCGGATAGCATTATCGACGCTCGCACCACGCATGAAAGCCGCACGCATGCCATTTGTTTTCCTGTGAGGCGCTGTCCGCAGGATGTCAGCGGCAGCGCTCACAATGATGAATCGTCGACCGGGGCCGACCGTCTTCGTTCACGACGGCCACGCCGGCGGGGCCGGGTTCGCCGAGCGGGGCTTCCGCGCCGGCACTCAGTGGCTGGCGGCCATCAAGGCCTGCGACTGCGCCCGGGGCTGCCCGGGCTGCATGCAGTCCCCCAAGTGCGGCAACAACAACGAGCCCCTGGACAAGGCCGGGGCCGCGGCGCTCCTGCGGCTCCTGCTCGACGCCGCGCCCCGCTGAGCCCGCACGGCAAGCGACCAGGTCGCCACTTGGGTGGTGAGGTCGCACGGCAGGCGACCAGGTCGCCACATGGGCGATGAGGTCGCACGTCCAACGTGCGACCCCACCACCCAAGGAGCGACCTCACGCGCCACAGCGCGACCTCACTCCCCAGAGAACGACCCCACACCCGCATCGAGGACCAGACCCGTCCGACGCGCACCCGGCCGTGCCGGATGGCGCACTAAGCGGCACCTCGACAGCCCGCGCAGCGCGTCACGTACATCGATCGACCACCGTCCCACCGCCGCGCCGCTACCACTGCGGGCCCCGCGTCGGATCGCGAGAGTGCCGGGGGCGTGTCGGGCGGCAGGCTCCACGGCCCGGGCTCCTGCGGGCGGGTGCGGCGACGCCTGTCTCGGCCCTCGGCAACAGAAAGGACCGTGGCTCGCTTCTTTTGGCGTGTCCCGGACCGGAGGTCGTCGATGATCCGCGTCATTGCGCGGATCCTGGAACAGCCTCCGCCCCCGGCGACGCAAAAGAGGCGAGCCACGGTCATCGGGTGCATGCCTCAGGGGGCGTCAGGCACCGGACCCGCCCGTGCCGAGGCACGGGCCTGACGCGCGACGCCCAGGACA contains:
- a CDS encoding transposase family protein, producing the protein MLSYRATLDVPSATARTVSAWLAAHRRWHDIRPHQRAATPWVQAVMVLRWLNEATSMRTLARDAGISIATAYRYLHEALQVISSQAPDLIEVITQLRHKGEPFVCLDGTLIRTDRVAARTERGNHSWYSGKHKAFGGNVQVITDHTGFPVWVSPVEPGSTHDLTAARAHALPALYKAASQGMPTLADKGYIGAGIGVLTPVKGARPCPDDATYNHLHASLRSPAERANAMLKHFKALQHVTLDPHTITHITATALVIISLNKQPR
- a CDS encoding DUF1800 family protein translates to MPVNSQVPVSLNDERWDEELGGTGLADQGVNDDSVADRVPRSAATTRGARRATLLALGLGAVGAATALLRRGGDSPRTFPDPGAGAPGSRSPIASDPATSAPASPSSAAPSPAAPTSAEPGTAPPDATDVAPVVEPWRAQVIAGSQEGDVDDTAPDLAGALDVEGEAWVAALDAAEALSPEEEQAMDSAADADAAQAPQGSDEQGGDSGAHSDAGPGAGTAPTEEVAVSEDSVTSGASEPAVVSAVAWYAGEETAFALGGAVSSAAAIRVAPLGPGGRAVVSEATTASFASTLPLEVYRRERPRATVTAVSDLAPGLTLRTTPAWHLARRASTAATAEIAAEIEARGTTAWIDWQLNPSRINDSRAERIISTHFPWASVSGPALSEATGGKPYLAPPIITNSIFMRARFGNRVLADAVVEMMADMVYVPLLGKAQSMVTGLDKILRTHALGRYADLLLAALTDPTLLRELDNTVSTKSSPNENLGRELLELYTVGRDAYTEDDVKGATIMLTGHGMDWASRTYLYSPSKHATGRIQVLGFSDPNSDPAKGPDLLKRCVEYLCSHEATATRVATRIARRFVSDDPSEAVVAEIARAYLANGTRIGPAVRVALTHEEFHKSVGRKWRRPTEVIMSIARAASVESVDPSGRASANDVWNLGSYGWLIRDAGHQPRMYTSVDGYPDTADYWMSTGRMMTMWNAVQRAIPGDTKESGRTDWARALSITPGDSAKATAERITWHLTGYVWEDAHVEAIARILAGMPKSGGVEDWKVVTEHLSGYVEQAVRLTYASPYGSLR